A region from the Phaenicophaeus curvirostris isolate KB17595 chromosome 28, BPBGC_Pcur_1.0, whole genome shotgun sequence genome encodes:
- the MAP2K2 gene encoding dual specificity mitogen-activated protein kinase kinase 2 encodes MPAKRKPVLPALNIAPSAAEGPSPDGSAEANLVDLQKKLEELELDEQQKKRLEAFLTQKAKVGELKDDDFERISELGAGNGGVVTKVQHKPSGLIMARKLIHLEIKPAIRNQIIRELQVLHECNSPYIVGFYGAFYSDGEISICMEHMDGGSLDQVLKEAKRIPEEILGKVSIAVLRGLGYLREKHQIMHRDVKPSNILVNSRGEIKLCDFGVSGQLIDSMANSFVGTRSYMSPERLQGTHYSVQSDIWSMGLSLVELSIGRYPIPPPDSKELEAIFGRPVVDGAEGESHSISPRARPPGRPVSGHGMDSRPAMAIFELLDYIVNEPPPKLPNGIFTQDFQEFVNKCLIKNPAERADLKMLMSHTFIKRSEVEEVDFAGWLCKTLRLNQPSTPTRAAV; translated from the exons ATGCCGGCCAAGAGGAAGCCGGTGCTGCCGGCCCTCAACATCGCCCCCAGCGCCGCCGAGGGGCCCAGCCCCGACGGCTCCGCAGA gGCAAACTTGGTGGACCTCCAGAAAAAGCTTGAGGAACTGGAGCTGGATGAGCAGCAAAAGAAGCGCTTGGAAGCTTTCCTCACGCAGAAAGCCAAAGTGGGCGAGCTGAAGGACGATGATTTTGAGCGGATTTCTGAATTGGGGGCTGGCAATGGCGGCGTGGTCACCAAAGTGCAGCACAAACCCTCAGGGCTCATTATGGCACGGAAG CTGATTCATTTGGAAATCAAACCGGCCATCAGGAATCAGATTATCCGAGAACTGCAGGTGCTGCATGAGTGTAATTCCCCATATATCGTGGGTTTCTATGGAGCCTTCTACAGTGACGGAGAGATCTCCATCTGCATGGAGCACATG GATGGTGGCTCTTTGGATCAAGTGTTGAAAGAAGCCAAAAGAATTCCTGAGGAGATCCTGGGAAAAGTCAGTATAGCG GTTCTGAGGGGCTTGGGCTATCTGAGAGAGAAGCACCAAATCATGCACAGAG ACGTGAAGCCTTCCAACATCCTGGTTAATTCCCGAGGAGAGATTAAGCTGTGTGATTTTGGGGTCAGCGGTCAGCTCATTGACTCCATGGCAAACTCTTTTGTGGGAACTCGGTCCTACATGTCT CCCGAGCGGTTGCAGGGCACCCACTACTCGGTCCAGTCCGACATCTGGAGCATGGGGCTGTCGTTAGTGGAGCTTTCTATCGGAAGGTACCCAATCCCCCCGCCAGACTCCAAGGAACTGGAAGCAATATTTGGCCGTCCTGTGGTGGACGGGGCAGAGGGAGAGTCTCACAGCATCTCGCCGCGGGCCAGGCCCCCAGGACGCCCCGTCAGTG GCCACGGGATGGACAGCCGGCCTGCCATGGCCATCTTCGAACTGCTGGATTATATAGTTAACGAG CCGCCTCCCAAGCTGCCAAATGGAATTTTCACGCAAGATTTCCAGGAGTTTGTAAATAAATG CTTAATTAAAAACCCAGCAGAACGGGCAGATCTGAAGATGCTGATG aGTCACACCTTCATCAAACGCTCCGAAGTGGAGGAGGTGGATTTTGCCGGCTGGCTGTGCAAAACACTGCGGTTGAACCAGCCCAGCACGCCCACCCGTGCTGCCGTGTGA